A DNA window from Agarivorans sp. TSD2052 contains the following coding sequences:
- a CDS encoding ABC1 kinase family protein: MARLTSLGSLASRVAGGMLAEGASQLAAGKRPKINQMLLTPSNVKRVADQLAKLRGAAMKVGQLMSMDTGEMLPKELSELLARLRAEADPMPIGQLSQVLLAEWGDNWQQQFKQFSLTPIAAASIGQVHSAYLDSQQRLAIKVQYPGVKGSIDSDVDNVISLLNLSGLLPKQFAYQEILQAAKIQLHNEADYLKESQFLLQYTAQLEQHPEFAIPKLYPSLTTSNILSMSHVDGVAIDQLSNAPQTLKNRVMHSLFKLLMMELFEFGLMQTDPNFANYLYCSASEKIVLLDFGATREIAPQISANYQKLISSALDSNFSLNTEALMQLGFIDETSTDRQLETLATLLKLVISPLQFDGPYPFASSPLAKQMREASLRLSYEEDYWNTPAIDILLIHRKIGGMYLLATKLGASVNLKQLFAPYLLTHQQ, translated from the coding sequence TTGGCTCGTTTAACCAGCTTAGGCTCGTTGGCATCTCGAGTCGCCGGCGGTATGCTGGCGGAAGGAGCGTCACAGCTAGCAGCAGGAAAGCGTCCAAAAATCAATCAAATGTTGCTCACTCCCAGTAATGTAAAAAGAGTGGCCGACCAGTTAGCTAAACTTCGTGGTGCAGCCATGAAGGTCGGTCAACTCATGTCGATGGATACCGGGGAAATGCTCCCTAAAGAACTCAGTGAGTTGTTAGCCAGACTTCGGGCCGAAGCCGACCCTATGCCTATCGGTCAATTGAGCCAAGTATTGTTAGCTGAATGGGGGGATAACTGGCAACAACAGTTCAAACAGTTTTCTTTAACGCCTATCGCTGCGGCTTCTATTGGTCAAGTACATAGTGCTTACTTAGACTCACAACAACGTTTAGCCATAAAAGTGCAATATCCGGGAGTTAAAGGTAGCATCGATAGCGATGTCGACAATGTGATCAGCCTACTTAACCTCAGCGGCTTGCTGCCAAAACAGTTTGCTTACCAAGAGATCCTCCAAGCAGCAAAAATCCAGTTACATAACGAAGCCGATTACCTCAAAGAATCCCAGTTTCTACTGCAATACACCGCCCAACTTGAGCAGCACCCCGAATTCGCGATACCTAAGCTTTACCCATCACTCACCACCAGCAATATTCTGAGTATGAGCCATGTAGATGGGGTGGCTATCGATCAGCTTAGCAACGCGCCACAGACACTAAAAAATCGTGTTATGCACTCCTTATTTAAACTATTGATGATGGAGTTGTTTGAATTTGGCCTTATGCAAACTGACCCCAATTTTGCAAATTACCTTTACTGCAGTGCTTCTGAAAAAATCGTGTTATTGGACTTTGGCGCCACCAGAGAGATTGCTCCCCAAATATCAGCAAACTATCAAAAACTGATTAGCTCTGCGCTAGACAGTAATTTTAGTTTAAATACTGAAGCACTTATGCAACTAGGCTTTATTGATGAGACAAGCACCGATAGGCAGCTAGAGACTTTAGCGACGCTATTAAAACTGGTCATTAGCCCGCTACAATTCGATGGGCCATACCCGTTTGCTAGTTCGCCGCTAGCCAAGCAAATGCGAGAGGCCAGCTTACGCTTAAGTTATGAAGAAGATTATTGGAACACCCCAGCCATTGATATCTTACTGATTCATCGAAAAATTGGCGGCATGTATTTACTCGCTACAAAATTAGGGGCTTCGGTGAATCTAAAGCAACTTTTTGCGCCCTACCTGTTAACCCATCAGCAATAA
- a CDS encoding DUF642 domain-containing protein encodes MTLLLRLVCLFPLFANAGIISNGSFEDNNVRTGSWNFFASEQVTGWQGHNIEIWDSLFGIAATDGEQFIELNAHCLGKGPRACQAGNYSIFQDFATAAGQQYRFGFDYRARANLNESFEVSIVDGQGKSLVSRVLNDHNKNDWLAFSATFVARDNTSRISFTSLTPGSTGNLIDHVYVGEAPQLAAFAVQNASVNEPTSFGLLLLAWLAIVFVKRQRA; translated from the coding sequence ATGACGTTACTATTAAGGTTAGTTTGCCTATTTCCATTGTTCGCCAATGCCGGAATCATTAGCAATGGTAGTTTTGAAGATAATAATGTGCGAACCGGTTCATGGAATTTTTTTGCCAGTGAACAAGTCACGGGGTGGCAGGGACATAACATTGAAATATGGGACAGTTTATTTGGTATTGCGGCCACCGATGGTGAACAGTTTATCGAGCTAAACGCCCATTGTTTAGGTAAGGGGCCAAGGGCATGCCAAGCGGGAAACTATTCAATTTTTCAAGACTTCGCCACTGCAGCGGGTCAGCAATATCGCTTTGGTTTTGACTATCGAGCTCGCGCCAATTTAAACGAATCTTTCGAGGTCAGTATTGTGGATGGCCAAGGCAAAAGCCTAGTATCAAGGGTGCTTAACGATCATAACAAAAATGACTGGTTGGCATTCAGCGCAACGTTTGTAGCAAGGGATAACACCAGTAGAATTAGTTTTACATCATTAACCCCAGGATCAACCGGTAACCTGATTGATCACGTCTATGTCGGCGAGGCACCTCAGCTAGCTGCGTTTGCGGTACAAAATGCAAGCGTCAATGAACCAACAAGCTTTGGTTTGTTACTATTGGCTTGGTTAGCTATCGTGTTTGTAAAGCGCCAACGCGCGTAA
- a CDS encoding response regulator, producing the protein MTVETIHKIILHPFIQESLQSLKTMTGLEGRADEPFVDKVEDFRFKGYAVCSDMHGQLDGVVLMHHYQETAIAIGQAVQQSLVGESSISDSLNDELIAALEEWGNTIVGRATHQLQQHNLGFEFASPHVALDLNDMSRYLQGVQQIVTVPVHVEGVGRYYFNLLVRELNTADVYQDAITNSEACIIPPPIEGSPLAKDALIMTVDDSPIIRKAMIKLLAGLGYNNVIEAEDGDIALEKLSCEQPDFVFMDVVMNRLNGDKALAEMRKLNQHTPIVMLSSVTDSTVVDQCQELGVQGFIFKPLNAETGGQILQAYLKK; encoded by the coding sequence ATGACAGTAGAAACCATTCACAAGATTATTCTTCACCCGTTCATCCAAGAATCGTTACAGAGTCTTAAAACAATGACGGGCTTAGAAGGTCGCGCAGATGAGCCATTTGTCGATAAAGTCGAGGATTTTCGATTCAAAGGTTACGCTGTTTGTTCTGACATGCATGGCCAGCTAGATGGTGTGGTATTGATGCATCACTACCAAGAAACCGCCATCGCTATCGGTCAAGCGGTACAGCAGTCCTTAGTGGGTGAAAGCAGTATCAGTGACTCGTTAAACGACGAGTTAATTGCCGCCCTAGAAGAATGGGGAAATACCATTGTAGGTAGAGCAACTCATCAGCTACAACAACACAATTTAGGTTTTGAATTCGCCAGCCCACATGTGGCATTAGATCTCAACGATATGAGCCGCTACCTACAGGGCGTACAACAAATTGTCACCGTGCCTGTGCACGTTGAAGGCGTAGGACGTTACTACTTCAATTTGTTAGTTCGTGAACTCAATACCGCCGATGTTTATCAAGACGCAATCACCAATAGCGAAGCCTGCATTATTCCTCCACCTATAGAAGGCTCCCCTTTAGCAAAGGATGCGCTCATTATGACAGTAGATGATAGCCCTATTATTCGTAAGGCCATGATCAAGCTGCTGGCTGGTTTAGGCTATAACAATGTGATTGAAGCAGAAGACGGTGACATTGCGCTTGAAAAATTAAGCTGCGAACAGCCTGACTTTGTCTTTATGGATGTAGTCATGAACAGGCTCAATGGAGACAAGGCATTAGCAGAGATGCGTAAGCTTAACCAGCATACTCCCATTGTTATGCTCTCATCGGTGACCGATTCCACCGTGGTAGATCAGTGTCAGGAGCTTGGCGTGCAAGGTTTTATCTTTAAACCTTTAAATGCCGAAACCGGTGGCCAAATATTACAAGCCTACTTAAAGAAATAA
- a CDS encoding 5-carboxymethyl-2-hydroxymuconate Delta-isomerase, giving the protein MPHCIIECPADLARIVNFDVLVEAVHDAAEASGLFNKGDVKARLVLANHYRVGGKRAPYVHTSVQLLSGRSELQKKALADAVAKAVCELLPQVDMISVEVRDIEKRFYSNRAAVADGQSVAS; this is encoded by the coding sequence ATGCCCCATTGTATAATTGAGTGCCCTGCAGATTTAGCCCGTATAGTCAATTTTGATGTGCTGGTCGAGGCTGTACACGATGCAGCTGAGGCAAGTGGTTTATTTAATAAAGGTGATGTAAAAGCCCGTTTAGTCTTAGCCAATCATTATCGAGTGGGGGGCAAACGAGCGCCTTATGTTCACACCTCTGTGCAGCTGCTTAGTGGGCGCAGTGAACTGCAGAAAAAAGCCCTAGCAGATGCAGTGGCTAAAGCAGTATGTGAGTTACTTCCTCAAGTCGACATGATTTCGGTAGAAGTGCGAGATATTGAGAAGCGCTTTTACAGTAATCGCGCCGCAGTGGCTGATGGGCAATCGGTTGCATCATAG
- a CDS encoding formate dehydrogenase accessory sulfurtransferase FdhD: MPIPLTLPSDHVQTKPLTWLSANSARGNTSPAEPVSINGHSRLAVCKFSAATLGSTELDNDSLAIEEPLQLSIAWFSSTLQAYQQRELSLTMRTPGQDLALTLGFLFSQNIISAISDVDDIQYQAVADDDSMFAHNHIEIKLAKGVELDWSQLQRNFASYSSCGLCGKSSVKALALRHQANIDKASGWLDEKRVYQLPNLLRAQQVLYPETGAVHGAGLYSAGQWLSIEEDIGRHNAVDKVLGQLLLKNITACQTVLVLTGRVSFELMQKAVQASIPVVVAVGAPSSLAIAVAKQFDISLIGFTKAEQFNVYHAPWRIRNTKRNS; encoded by the coding sequence ATGCCCATTCCATTGACGTTACCAAGCGATCATGTACAGACAAAACCGTTGACCTGGTTATCGGCAAACTCTGCGCGTGGCAACACTTCCCCGGCAGAGCCTGTTTCGATAAACGGACATTCTCGATTAGCGGTGTGTAAATTTTCAGCGGCGACCTTAGGTTCTACAGAATTAGACAACGATTCACTGGCAATTGAAGAACCGCTGCAGTTGTCGATTGCTTGGTTCAGCTCGACCTTGCAAGCCTATCAGCAGCGCGAGTTGAGTTTAACCATGCGCACCCCTGGACAAGACTTGGCACTTACTCTCGGCTTTCTGTTTAGCCAAAATATTATTAGTGCCATCTCTGATGTTGATGATATTCAATATCAAGCTGTTGCTGATGATGATTCAATGTTTGCGCACAACCACATAGAGATAAAATTGGCCAAGGGAGTGGAATTAGATTGGAGCCAATTGCAGCGTAATTTTGCCAGTTATTCTAGCTGTGGCTTATGTGGTAAAAGCAGTGTCAAAGCGTTAGCGCTTCGTCATCAAGCAAATATCGATAAAGCGAGTGGTTGGCTTGACGAAAAACGGGTGTACCAACTTCCTAATTTATTAAGGGCTCAACAAGTACTTTATCCAGAAACGGGGGCGGTGCATGGAGCGGGTTTATATTCAGCAGGCCAATGGTTGTCTATAGAAGAGGATATCGGTAGGCACAATGCCGTGGATAAAGTACTTGGGCAGTTGTTGCTAAAAAATATAACAGCGTGTCAGACAGTATTAGTGTTAACTGGCAGAGTCAGTTTTGAATTAATGCAAAAGGCAGTGCAGGCCAGTATCCCAGTAGTGGTCGCGGTGGGCGCGCCTTCAAGCCTTGCTATAGCGGTCGCTAAGCAGTTCGACATAAGCTTAATCGGCTTTACCAAAGCCGAACAATTTAATGTTTATCACGCCCCGTGGCGGATCCGTAACACCAAAAGGAATAGTTAA
- a CDS encoding FdhF/YdeP family oxidoreductase: MSHKPYTGAAGGWGALASTAKHLVKSENVAKNVKRLLKTNQDHGFDCPGCAWGEKGQRATFRFCENGAKAVNWEASSKRVNADFFAEHSVSWLAKQSDYFLEYQGRLAEPVVYNQQSDHYQAISWDQAFALIAQHLHQLDSPNQAEFYTSGRASNEAAFLYQLFARRFGTNNFPDCSNMCHEASGHALISSIGIGKGTVTIEDFELADAIFLFGQNPGTNHPRMLETLAHATHRGAKVVAFNNLKERGLERFANPQKPVEMLSGGSSPTTSHYFTPKLGGDMAAVRGMVKVLLSRHQQAQLQGQAVFDMAFIDKHTQGLEAYLVEVEQTPWRKIVEQSGLSQVQIEAAADLYQQSDRVIIAWAMGITQHKHSVATIHEMTNLQLLFGQIGRQGAGVCPVRGHSNVQGDRTMGINEKPNAAFLQSIEQVFGFTPPHKPGHNVVQAIEAMLNGRSKVFIGLGGNLVAAAPDTQLSEQALANCELTVSIATKLNRTHVTPGKQALILPCLGRTDVDSQVSGPQQVTVEDSFSMVHGSAGVVDENTEHMRSEPAIVAGIAHATLGQSPIDWLSVVDDYARIRDLIEKTIPGFQQFNQRIEQPGGFYLGNSARNRQWNTAIGKALITTCSLPEDIVSASVRALTDNRIFVLQTLRSHDQYNTTIYGFEDRYRGIYNERKILLLNPQDISELGFNDGDLVDIETLWPDDIERRVLAFKLVSYDIPTGNAAAYFPEANPLVPLASKGDYSDTPTSKSVAVMISATVLSKQQITTHQV; encoded by the coding sequence ATGAGTCATAAACCTTATACTGGAGCCGCTGGTGGCTGGGGTGCGTTAGCAAGTACCGCTAAACATTTAGTTAAAAGTGAAAATGTTGCCAAGAATGTAAAACGTTTATTGAAAACTAATCAAGACCATGGCTTTGACTGCCCCGGTTGTGCGTGGGGTGAAAAAGGCCAACGGGCTACCTTTCGTTTTTGTGAAAACGGCGCGAAGGCGGTTAATTGGGAAGCGTCATCTAAGCGTGTTAACGCAGATTTTTTCGCCGAGCATTCGGTCAGTTGGTTAGCGAAACAAAGTGACTACTTTCTAGAGTATCAAGGGCGCTTGGCTGAACCCGTCGTCTACAATCAACAAAGCGATCACTATCAAGCCATTTCTTGGGATCAGGCTTTTGCGTTAATTGCTCAGCATTTACATCAGCTCGACAGCCCCAACCAAGCAGAATTCTATACCTCAGGCCGAGCCAGTAACGAAGCGGCATTTTTATACCAATTATTCGCTCGTCGCTTCGGTACCAATAACTTCCCCGATTGTTCGAATATGTGTCATGAAGCCAGTGGCCATGCCTTAATCTCCAGCATTGGTATTGGTAAAGGTACCGTGACTATTGAAGATTTTGAGCTTGCTGATGCAATATTTTTGTTCGGTCAAAACCCCGGCACTAATCACCCTAGAATGTTAGAAACGCTGGCTCATGCTACGCACCGAGGGGCAAAAGTGGTGGCGTTCAACAATTTAAAGGAGCGTGGTTTAGAGCGCTTTGCTAACCCGCAAAAGCCGGTAGAAATGTTGAGTGGAGGCTCTAGTCCTACGACTAGTCATTATTTCACGCCCAAACTGGGTGGCGATATGGCTGCCGTGCGTGGGATGGTAAAGGTGTTATTGTCGAGACATCAGCAAGCCCAGTTACAAGGGCAAGCGGTATTTGATATGGCGTTTATCGACAAACACACCCAAGGCTTAGAGGCTTACCTGGTAGAGGTAGAACAAACACCTTGGCGTAAAATTGTTGAGCAATCAGGTTTAAGCCAAGTGCAAATTGAGGCGGCGGCAGATCTTTATCAACAGTCTGACAGAGTGATCATTGCTTGGGCGATGGGGATTACTCAGCACAAACATTCTGTGGCCACGATCCACGAGATGACCAACCTGCAGTTATTATTTGGGCAAATCGGTAGGCAAGGCGCGGGGGTTTGTCCGGTAAGGGGGCATTCTAATGTTCAAGGTGATCGTACTATGGGAATCAACGAGAAACCTAATGCGGCCTTTTTACAAAGCATTGAACAAGTATTTGGCTTTACGCCGCCACATAAACCGGGGCATAACGTGGTTCAAGCTATTGAAGCCATGTTAAATGGGCGTAGTAAGGTGTTTATTGGTCTCGGGGGGAATCTGGTTGCTGCGGCCCCTGATACCCAATTGAGTGAGCAGGCCTTAGCTAACTGTGAGCTCACGGTTAGTATTGCTACCAAGCTAAATAGAACCCATGTGACTCCGGGAAAACAAGCGCTGATCTTGCCTTGCTTGGGTCGAACTGATGTCGACAGTCAAGTGAGCGGGCCCCAGCAAGTCACCGTGGAAGATTCTTTTTCAATGGTGCATGGCTCCGCGGGAGTTGTAGATGAAAATACAGAGCATATGCGCTCAGAGCCGGCCATTGTGGCGGGCATCGCGCATGCCACCTTAGGACAATCGCCAATAGACTGGTTATCCGTGGTGGACGATTACGCTCGAATTAGAGATTTGATAGAAAAAACGATTCCCGGCTTTCAGCAGTTTAACCAACGTATAGAACAACCAGGTGGATTTTACCTTGGCAACAGTGCCCGCAACCGACAATGGAATACTGCTATTGGCAAAGCCTTAATAACCACGTGCTCTTTACCTGAAGACATTGTCAGCGCTTCGGTAAGAGCATTAACGGATAATCGTATATTTGTGCTGCAAACATTGCGCTCTCATGATCAATATAATACGACTATTTACGGCTTTGAAGACCGTTATCGTGGGATCTATAACGAACGTAAAATTTTGCTGTTAAATCCACAAGATATTAGTGAACTTGGCTTTAATGATGGCGACCTAGTGGATATTGAAACCTTATGGCCAGATGACATTGAGCGTAGAGTATTAGCCTTTAAGTTGGTGAGTTACGATATACCGACGGGTAATGCAGCGGCCTATTTTCCAGAAGCTAATCCTTTGGTGCCACTGGCTAGCAAGGGTGATTATAGTGATACCCCTACGTCTAAGTCTGTGGCGGTTATGATCAGCGCTACGGTCCTAAGTAAGCAGCAGATTACTACTCATCAAGTTTAA
- a CDS encoding putative bifunctional diguanylate cyclase/phosphodiesterase — protein sequence MSGILISIIASSFLVFAFSSPEIAQFKHAWWLLMTSLLLIRLLDLWWWTSQQKNTLFNGRKAIARFITGANITAVMWSLYVLFIVSNEFTSDIDLSTHIIIISAMAGGSATVLAGHKHTAMFYAFILLAPPSTALLLSGEHNKQMLGILGLLFSIVMLVIAKKNALFTEQAMLLKNENAVLVHQMEEQVEQRTNTIYELSNLDPLTNLFNRTAFLRHLRQELTQSQKAHQQLAVLFIDLDGFKKINDAIGHDTGDQVLKNTADRLQQQCANPKLLCRWGGDEFLIALNNTNQSSAITYAKKIIENLSTAYSFENNRLSVGATVGIAFYPEHADNEHSLIRLADTAMYAQKKRIPCSVGVFSEQLEKQIHRELRLKDGLSQAINKQQFSLVFQPILRSSDKSIVAFEALLRWQLEQEFIPPDEFISIAEQYGLIRQIGAWVLQQACEVASRWPAEQKLAVCVNVSVIQLEDSDFIDIVAAALIQSQLPAEQLHIEITESVFTSDTALLSTQIRALQKKGITVSIDDFGTGYSSLSLMQDLAVNIVKIDRSFVDRIDTNGYAIINAVMNIADSLKYEVVAEGIETKEQMHTLTDLGVDYLQGYYFSKPLSIEHTKQFIAQAEACPVTNKKSQQL from the coding sequence TTGTCAGGGATCTTAATCTCTATTATTGCCTCTAGTTTTCTAGTGTTCGCCTTTAGTTCGCCTGAAATAGCACAATTTAAACACGCGTGGTGGCTATTGATGACCAGCCTATTGCTGATTAGGCTACTCGATTTATGGTGGTGGACAAGCCAGCAAAAAAACACCCTGTTCAATGGCCGCAAAGCGATTGCTCGCTTTATCACCGGCGCTAATATCACCGCCGTAATGTGGTCGTTATATGTGCTGTTCATTGTGAGCAATGAATTTACTAGTGATATTGATTTAAGTACCCATATCATCATCATTTCCGCCATGGCAGGAGGATCCGCAACGGTATTGGCTGGACACAAACATACCGCCATGTTTTATGCCTTTATTTTACTCGCGCCTCCTTCAACAGCGCTATTACTCTCCGGTGAGCACAACAAACAAATGCTTGGGATTCTGGGTCTACTGTTCAGCATTGTTATGCTGGTCATAGCTAAGAAAAACGCCCTATTTACCGAACAAGCCATGCTCCTAAAAAATGAAAATGCCGTGTTGGTTCACCAAATGGAAGAGCAAGTAGAACAACGCACCAATACTATTTATGAATTATCAAACCTAGACCCCTTAACTAACTTATTTAATCGCACTGCTTTTTTAAGACACTTAAGACAAGAGCTAACGCAGTCGCAAAAAGCCCATCAGCAACTCGCAGTGTTGTTTATAGACTTAGATGGTTTTAAAAAAATAAATGACGCGATTGGCCACGATACAGGTGACCAAGTATTAAAAAACACCGCGGATCGCCTGCAACAGCAATGCGCCAATCCAAAGCTATTATGTCGCTGGGGAGGCGACGAATTCCTAATCGCGCTAAACAACACCAATCAATCATCCGCCATTACCTATGCGAAGAAAATCATCGAAAACTTATCTACTGCCTATTCTTTCGAAAACAATCGACTATCAGTGGGAGCAACCGTAGGCATTGCCTTTTATCCCGAGCATGCTGATAACGAACATAGTTTAATTAGGCTTGCTGATACCGCTATGTATGCACAAAAAAAACGAATCCCTTGCTCTGTGGGGGTATTTTCAGAGCAACTAGAAAAACAAATACACCGAGAATTGCGACTCAAGGATGGGCTAAGCCAAGCCATAAATAAGCAACAGTTTAGTTTAGTCTTTCAGCCTATATTGCGTTCGTCAGATAAAAGCATTGTCGCTTTTGAGGCCCTATTACGCTGGCAGCTTGAGCAGGAGTTTATACCGCCTGACGAGTTCATTAGCATAGCCGAACAATACGGTTTAATTAGGCAAATTGGGGCCTGGGTGCTGCAACAAGCCTGCGAGGTAGCGAGTCGCTGGCCAGCTGAGCAAAAGCTGGCAGTATGTGTCAACGTATCGGTGATTCAACTCGAGGACTCTGACTTCATTGATATCGTCGCTGCCGCGCTGATACAGAGTCAACTGCCTGCAGAACAACTGCATATTGAGATTACCGAATCAGTATTTACCTCAGATACTGCCTTATTATCCACGCAGATTAGAGCGCTGCAAAAGAAAGGGATTACGGTATCAATCGATGATTTTGGTACGGGTTATTCATCATTATCCTTGATGCAAGATCTGGCCGTAAACATTGTCAAGATTGACCGCTCTTTTGTTGACCGCATTGATACCAATGGCTACGCAATCATCAATGCCGTTATGAATATCGCCGATTCACTGAAATATGAAGTAGTGGCCGAAGGCATTGAAACTAAAGAGCAAATGCATACATTAACGGATTTAGGTGTCGACTACTTACAAGGCTACTATTTTTCCAAACCTTTAAGTATTGAACATACCAAACAGTTCATAGCGCAAGCAGAAGCTTGCCCTGTTACCAATAAAAAAAGCCAACAGCTTTAA
- a CDS encoding pullulanase-associated domain-containing protein has translation MKRTSIYLLLLCCLSGISKAANVNTHCGSLKCNPGDRSSSATMSIHFKPLGNKKDNWGLHIWPSNDTNASQNTPAKADFRLRQATSLTSLLTPSATDAFGLTFTIPLRRNAKQFSYVLSDGQKFHADVKEWKWVKDKQGLEIWVIENDPAIYTSQPSVAIVQAALTHFNKTSTVSRSAKTEEPVKATAKATNKAKSTNTSNALISGQLKQLEQQLVNRTNSISALQSSLNSAQKTTRQLNSQLSNKHKEYLALAERNEKIRQDSSNLTQSNKNLSNQINKQFTSEDKQRLQTRNNELEEHITRLAAQIAGLKKTLTNTPAGPERNKQIQQQLDSLVEQREQLRAEGNKLSAQILALVQQPIEQQPFSLKLLPVWALVAIVVILICLIIGLFILTNRHYRTLKLSMTEALKKKQQELEQEKNYASTANAKLRKVLHGQVKESSWSDNTTSIGIHKETV, from the coding sequence ATGAAAAGGACCTCTATTTACTTGTTATTGTTGTGCTGCTTAAGTGGCATCAGCAAAGCGGCCAATGTGAATACTCACTGCGGCTCATTAAAATGTAATCCAGGCGATCGCTCAAGTTCGGCGACCATGAGCATTCACTTTAAGCCATTAGGCAATAAGAAGGATAATTGGGGTTTACATATTTGGCCTAGTAATGACACCAATGCCTCGCAAAACACACCAGCCAAAGCTGATTTCAGGCTTCGTCAGGCGACTAGCTTAACGTCTTTGTTAACCCCTAGCGCTACCGATGCCTTTGGCCTTACGTTTACTATCCCACTTAGGCGCAATGCTAAACAGTTCTCTTACGTGCTAAGCGATGGACAAAAATTTCATGCCGATGTCAAAGAATGGAAGTGGGTCAAAGATAAACAAGGCTTAGAAATATGGGTGATTGAAAACGACCCAGCCATTTATACCAGCCAACCTTCGGTAGCCATTGTTCAAGCGGCGCTAACTCACTTTAACAAAACCTCTACAGTTAGTCGCTCCGCCAAAACAGAAGAGCCAGTAAAAGCCACCGCTAAAGCCACCAATAAAGCGAAATCGACCAACACCTCAAACGCTTTGATCAGTGGTCAATTAAAACAGCTGGAACAACAACTGGTTAATCGAACCAATAGTATCTCGGCTCTACAATCTAGTTTAAATTCAGCCCAGAAAACCACACGACAACTTAATAGCCAGCTGAGCAATAAGCATAAAGAGTATTTAGCCCTAGCAGAGCGAAATGAAAAAATTAGGCAAGACAGTAGCAACCTTACCCAATCTAACAAGAACTTGAGTAATCAGATCAATAAGCAATTCACCAGCGAAGATAAGCAACGATTACAAACCCGCAATAATGAACTGGAAGAACACATTACCCGCTTGGCAGCGCAAATTGCAGGACTGAAAAAAACACTCACGAATACTCCAGCAGGCCCCGAGCGAAATAAACAAATCCAGCAGCAACTCGACAGCCTTGTAGAGCAACGCGAGCAATTACGCGCAGAAGGGAATAAGCTTAGTGCACAAATTTTAGCGTTGGTTCAGCAACCTATTGAACAGCAGCCCTTCAGCTTAAAGCTACTACCTGTATGGGCGCTTGTAGCAATAGTCGTCATTTTGATATGCCTAATTATTGGCCTATTTATACTGACGAACCGACACTACCGAACATTAAAACTGTCAATGACTGAAGCCCTAAAAAAGAAACAACAAGAGCTAGAACAAGAGAAAAACTACGCCAGCACTGCTAATGCAAAACTAAGAAAAGTGTTACATGGCCAAGTAAAAGAATCGAGTTGGTCAGACAACACAACATCCATAGGTATTCATAAAGAAACCGTTTAA